AGGTTTCTGTTGCAGATCTCCAATAAAACTCTTGTCTGGAAGAACGACTGAGTAACTTTTGAGAACCAGTTTTTAAGGTATACGGCCAAATGTAAAACTAGTATAAGATTAATATGAGGGAGATTAAaatgacagtggaacatagaagcttttctttcctttttgactAAACTTAATACTTTTTACTATAGGTAATTTGCAAAGTATCATGCTAGCATTACAGATCATTGATTTATTTGGTTCTCCAGTCGTTAACAATCTGTTGTGTTTTCAAGTGCATCAGAGCTGAGTAAATGTGGCCTACCATATGTAATTATCACAGGACTGTACAATACAAATAGTTTCATACTACCCAGCATCTTCACTGACCAAAGGtcagataaataaatgaagaagTACTGTAGCTGTAGAAGAGTAATTTCCAGGAAAAATAATCAGCTTCAGACCCACAGCAATATTCTCTTTGGAAACAGTGGGCTACACAATGAAGTTTCAAGTTGTACGTAACTGTAATATATATTTTCATTAAATACTGTATTTATGATACTATATATGCGCTAAATAAATGAAAACTGCCaataaatctttaaaatataccatcatattttattatttataaatgcaATCTCTTTTCATCTTGCTCacaattctgtatttttcatttgaatataataaacacTTCAGGTAAGTAgagtgtactgttttgaatttaacaGCAATAGTGATGCAAATTTTGCAAgaaaatgttgttacaaaaatgCTTTTAAGCCCAAACCCAATGTGAGCTTCAATATTTTTGGAATCATGCCCTTGAAGTAACACCTTGGAACCACatcaaagcgacatttacctttcAAAATCATTATGGTGTCtctcaaattacaaaatattgttatGATATTCTTGAATTAACGAATTACACAAGTAAAATTGAGGTCACTCTTATAAACTATTACATTTCATTCACAGCTTACATCATAGTCCAGCAGGATTACAATTGTAATATATTCTGATTAAAATTATGTTTCTGTGCACAATGTACAGCTGCTCTTCCTATGCCGTACGTAAGATAATGTGAATCCCTGATTCGGTGTAGACTGGTCCACTAAGCTCGCTCACTCTAAGAGCAAATGCAGCCTCTTCAAATGGTTCCTGCATAACACCTCGACCAAATGTGCCCAAGTATCCACCCCTCTTTGCTGAACTGTAGTCTGAATACTTCTGTGCCAGTTCTGCAAATGATGCCACTCCTGTTACTATACACTCAATAAATAACCTGATGAGACATAGTGCATGCTTTTTGGagcatgtaatttttttctttctccaaGAAGACGGCCTCCTTGAGTTCTTATGCTTCACAAACAAATGACTGCATTCAACTTCTTCTGGGCCACTGCTTGGTACTGGGGCAGCAGGTCTGCTTGGAGGATTCCACTGGCTCTCATTAGTAAATTTATTATAGTAGTAATACTGTCCATATTTCTTGCTCAAACGTTTTCCCCATCCTGGTGGTAGTTCTTCCTGTTTCATAATGAATCTTAGAGGTAATTAAATCCCTTGTGGAATTAGTTGTAAATCTGAAACACAGAGAACAATAGCATGGTGAATAACCACAACACTCACAAACAGTTACATATGAGGTCAGAAATTAACAAAAGTGTGGAATATAggacaatatatttgatacctagTTCAGGAAAAATTCTACTAAGAATAAAGAATAGATGATTGCAACATATCATTGAGAGCAAATAAGATGAAAAAACAGTTCAGCTTCAGAAGGGATAAAGGTACAAAAGATGCAATTGGACTGTTACAAATAACTGAGGAAGATAGACGTTTTTGTTGACTTGGAAGAAACCTTTAATAGAGTTTGATTGTATTTAGGTATTGTGAAGCAGTTTGAAGTTAACTGGAAAGAAAGGAGACTGATAAGCAAACTGTGTATGATACAACAACTAAAAGTAAGGATAGGAGATGAGATGACAGAAGAGATTAAAGTTGAAGGGATGGTAGGCAAAGTTATGGCCTTTCACCAATTCTGCTTAACATCTGTTTAGGTCatttagtagtaatagtaatagtagtagtaatagtagtagttatAGTAGTTGCATTTATACATGCATGGCTTTTACACAATCAGAAACTGTATACAGACATTTACGTACTTAAAGGTTGCTGACTTGCTTCCATTATATTGACAATACCCCTATGATCAACTCAGCCTTCCTCTTCAGGTATGTGGACTCCAACCAAACTCTGAACTATAGTTGACCTCAGGCTGCTATTTATAGCAAAGTTCAATCCTTGATGTGCAGTGTGCCCTTTCATGCTGTTTTGTTTTTCAGAACTCACAATATTTGGTGAAACACGAATTCTCTCAGCATTTTCCAGCTGCAGTGGATGTGATTGCCAGCAAGATTTTAACAAATTGGGACCAGGACCCCAACCGTTAATTAATGCATGGTTATTGGGTTCTTCGCTATCTTAATTTTGATACACTCCTTAATTATACTGTCATAGAAACTTGGTGTTTTCAAAACAATAGTGGTCTGATCATATTTTGTTTTATGATTATATTCAAAACAGTACTGTTGATTTATTTGGTTGTCTTATTTGGGTATGTCACTGATGTTCCTTCAATCTTTCCTCAATTGTTCTGATGATCTCCCCAACGTAAGACTTGCCACATTCACACAGGATGTGATACACTCCTGGCTTTCAGAGACCTAGCTCATCTCTAACATTACAAAGAGTACTGCTTATCTTAGTTGAAGGTGAGACGTATCAAGTTGGAATCTAACCACACTTTTACGTATCTACtctcaagaataattaaatttttttttcagatattcaTTGTGTATCTAAAGCAGTTGCACACATAACAGGTTATATGTATGGGAATATGTCAAAATGTTATTTATGCAAAACCTCATTCAAACATATATTTCAATTGTTTATATTCCTGATCACAATGATAACTTGGCTTTAATATAAACATGAGGAACTAAAACTTACGGATAAATGAATTTATGATAATGGCATATGATTGAGAAACATTTTGAGCTCATCAGCAGTGCAGGAGGTATTTTTGCCACTCATTCGAATGCAGATACTCCCACTTTCCAGAACATGTTCTGTAATTACCTGTAATCAATTAACTTACAAAATAATTGACATAGAAGGTTTGGACCCTCAAAATGTCGATCACTTATTATGCTTTGATAACAGCAAGATTCTGAATTTTGACAATATAATTTTATTGCTGTATCTTTTCTGATTCAGACAACACTCTCACTATCTAATTCAGTTAATAATTAAGAATATGAATAATTTTGGatcataatatatttattttaaggTTGTTGCCATACTCGTAATTAGGGGATTTCAGACGACCTGTAATAAAAATGTTCCATATGCTTTTGAAAATTAATAACATGAAACATTTTTATAAACCAAAGAATAGTAAAGTCTTAGAATCCATGCAGAATAGGAACATCTAAACCAGCCAAATTTCAAAGCATTATGTAGTTTCAGAATTCACGTTGTGTTCCCACACTAGTCTAAATAGTTACCCCTCCACCAAAACTGGCAGTCTGCACCTGGAAATCATACAGGTAACATCTCTTTGTCGGATCACATTAAGCTTGTGACTGACCAGTACATGAATATCATCTATATGTTAGTCTTTGTTAAAGTCTGCATTTCATAATTCTGTGTCGGTTAAGGTTATATTCTGTACCCTGAATTAATACACGCAACAAATGAAGAATATGAAACTGTGTAATATGTTTTTGTCTTAAAATCTTGGATGAACTAGTAAATATTAAACTTGAAATTGCTAATGATCCGCAAACTCCAATTATGGGACTGTGTTATAAATTCTGGTGACAATATTATCAGTTGTGTTTTGTGCACTGCTACTTTCATTGTCTGTCACTGTACATCATGCTGCAATGAAGTTTCATCGCTACTGTGATAAGATTTGCAAAATGAGGGAATCACATCCCTCTATCTGTATAAACTGTGAATTCTGAAACTGCCACTGGATGCATGAGCTCGACCAACAATATGTCCTGGGGCACAGCAGCCAACCAGCATGGATCAGCACAGATATAAACAACACAGCAAGTTGAGACAATGTGGCAATATACAATGTGCCTAGCAGAtgatgtggagaggggggagggaataACAGTTGACAGTAGCATCCAATATAAAGACAACACTAGGTAACATGTTCCTGTTTATTCACTGTGATCAATCATTTTAGTCAGAATGAACAACTAAATCCtagcaataccaacacattttccatAATGTGCATAACCAGTGGGAGGGGGGCCAAGCGGGTACTTCATGCTCactataaaaaaattgaaaataaattcgtTAATTTTTGTTGACTCGCATTAAATCATACTTTTCAAAGAGATACTCATGTGTAAGTAGGGTGCAAAATCAGAAAATATCTTTTAGCGCACTCTCAGCAGTATCAGTAATGTGTGCTACCTACAGGACTGTACTTTATGCCcaaggtaaaaaaaattaaaatgtaaaattcattaattgttgttaagttttacacaaacataccttttaaagagatattgatgtATAAGTAATGTCCTGAACCTGATAATTTTAATTATGACACTCACtggggaaagtgacatctactacaAAGACTTAAATTTATGcgctaagtttaactgaaaaatttaaaacatttatataaTCTGATAAAAGAATCCATTAAAAGCAATAAAAAGTTTCCAGAAttctaaaatataaagtaactgaataGATAACAATATTTTCAAGAAGTGGGCCAAAATACCTCCCCTTCCACCCCTTTGGTGTTGCAAGGGTTAAAAGTAAAAGACAGTGTGTTGGGTATAACACCAGGTATGTCAGTAAAGGAAAATTTAGAGCTGGTAATAAAAAAGTTTAAGGGACAGTTGAAAGCCAGAatcaaaatacaggaaaagaacatGTGTACTAAAATAAACTAATATTATAGTGAGATAAGTAGTATCAGAGAGTGTTTTGACAGTATGTAATCAGAATAGAACAATAGTATGGAAAGTGTAAGTAATGAAGTGGATTCAGTGCAAAACTGTTTATTagagaaaaaggaaaatgtaaTAGAAGAGTTTAATATGAAATTTAAGTTATTTGGTGATCAAATGAAGTCAATGAAGTAGAGGCTGATGATATGGGATAAGTGAAAGAACTGttaacacaaattttaacacaTGAAAGGATATTCAAGCAGAGTGTGTGGAGGTAATGAGTGACATTCTCGACGCACGTATTATTGATGTTGATCTAGTGTTAGCACAGGCAGTTGTTGATGTAAATACTGATACATAAGAGACTAATagcaattaaataatttttgaCATAGTGTAAGAAAATATTATTCATGTACAGGATGTGGAGGTTCAATCAGAAAATTATTGCTATAAATATTAATGCTTTAGGTGATACTGAAAGAGGGTGTGTGCTTTTAGTAGATGAGCATACCTCACATGGGCTTCATTTGAACAGACTTGGGAAAAGGTTCCTAGCACAAAAAACTAATTGAAAGAAGCACAGGCAATAGTTTTACTAGAAATTCAACAGTAATGACAAAATTTGTTTCATTGCCAACCACAGAAAGGAAAAATAGTGGTTTTGTTCCACAGAAACACATTCCAGTAATAGCCAACACTCTGATAAGGTCTTTTTTAGGCTAAAGAACAGAAGAGAGCACAGTGTAAATGTTGTACCTTTTGATAATATAACTTGTGTGAAAACTAACATTAAGGAACTAGTTAAGAATACAATTGACAAGctatattgtttaaaaatatttcatcagaatataagaaGTCTTTTGAATAAAAAAGAAGAGCTGCTGCTTTCACTGCAAGAAACAGCTGACACAGACGGAATTATTCCTGATGTGCTCTGCTTAACTGAACAAAACTTGGAACCCACAGAAATTAATCAGCTACATTTAAATAGTTATAAaattgattcttcctactgtcggaGCAACTTAAGACAAGGCAGAGTGGCAATTTACACATACAATACTATTAGGTCACAAGTTATAGATgcgcactactggccactaaaattgctacaccacgaagctgacgtgctacagacacaaaatttaaccgacaggaagaagatgctgtgatgtggaaatgattagcttttcagagcattcacacatggttggtgccggtggcgacacccacaacgtgctgacatgaggaaagtttccaaccgatttctcatacacaaacagcagtagaccgacattgcctggtgaaacattgtagtgatgcctcatgtaaggaggagaaatgcatactatcatgtttccgactttgataagggttggattgtagcctatcgcaattgcggtttatcatatcgcgacattgctgctcgcgttggtcagatccaatgactgttagcagaatatggaatcggtgggttcaggagggtaatatggatcatcgtgttggatcccaatgacctcgtatcactagcagtcgagatgacaggcatcttatctgcatggctgtaacgcatcgtgcagccacgcctcaatccctgagtcaacagatggggacgtttgcaagacaacaaccatctgcacgaacagttcgacaacgtttccagcagcatggactatcagctcgtagaccattgttgcagttacccttgatgctgcatcacagacaggagcgcctgcaatggtgtactcaatgatgaacctgggtacatgaatggcaaaatgtcattttttcagatgaatccaggttctgttcacagcatcatgatagtcgcatccgtttttgacgacatcacggtgaatgcacattggaagggtgtattcatcatcgccatactggcgtatcacctgacgtgatggtatggtgtgccattggttatatgtctcggtcacctcttgttcgcattgacggcacttttaacagtggacgttacaattcagatgtgtcatgacccgtggctctacccttcattcaatccctgcgaaaccctacatttcaggaggataatgcatgaccacatgttgcaggtcctgtacgggtctttctggatacagaaaatgtttgactgctgccctggccagcacattccccagatctctcaccaactgagaacgtctggtcaatggtgactgaacaactggctcgtcacaatatgccagtcactactcttgatcaacagtggtattgtgttgaagctgcatgggcagctgtacctgtacacgccatccaagctctgtttgactcaatgccctggcgtatcaaggccgttattacggccagaggtggttgttctgggtactgatttctcaggatctatgcacccaaattgcgtgaaaatgtaatcacatgtcaattctagtatgatatatttgtccaacaaatacccgtttatcatctacatttcttcttggtgtagaagttttaatggtcagtagtgtatctaaATACTGTATTGAACAgcagtttgaatgttgtgcagtcaaATTAGAGCTTAAAACACAGTTCCTGAACATAGTAACAGTTTACAGATCACCTATGGGAGA
This portion of the Schistocerca serialis cubense isolate TAMUIC-IGC-003099 chromosome 3, iqSchSeri2.2, whole genome shotgun sequence genome encodes:
- the LOC126471523 gene encoding peptidyl-prolyl cis-trans isomerase NIMA-interacting 1-like, which codes for MKQEELPPGWGKRLSKKYGQYYYYNKFTNESQWNPPSRPAAPVPSSGPEEVECSHLFVKHKNSRRPSSWRKKKITCSKKHALCLIRLFIECIVTGVASFAELAQKYSDYSSAKRGGYLGTFGRGVMQEPFEEAAFALRVSELSGPVYTESGIHIILRTA